In Flavobacterium okayamense, a single window of DNA contains:
- the nusA gene encoding transcription termination factor NusA: MENIALIDSFSEFKDDKLIDRVTLMAILEDVFRNALKKKYGSDDNFDIIINPDKGDMEIWRNRTVVEDGEVEDDNSEISLSDARKIEPDFEVGEEVSEEVKLIQLGRRAILALRQNLISKIHEHDNTNLYKQFKDLIGDIYTAEVHHVRPKMVVLMDDDGNEIILPKEKQIPNDYFKKGENVRGIIESVELKGNKPQIIMSRTSPDFLEKLFEQEIPEVFDGLINIKKVARIPGEKAKVAVDSYDDRIDPVGACVGMKGSRIHGIVRELNNENIDVINFTNNAQLYITRALSPAKVSSVKIDEETKKAEVFLKIEEVSKAIGRGGHNIRLASMLTGYELDVIREGVEEIDDVELREFSDEIEEWVIQEFEKIGLDTARSVLDQDVEDLVRRTDLEEETILDVVRILKEELED; the protein is encoded by the coding sequence ATGGAGAATATTGCGTTAATTGATTCGTTTTCAGAGTTTAAAGATGATAAACTTATAGATAGAGTTACCTTAATGGCGATTTTAGAAGATGTATTTCGCAATGCATTAAAAAAGAAATATGGTTCTGATGATAATTTCGATATCATTATAAATCCTGATAAAGGAGATATGGAAATTTGGAGAAATAGAACGGTAGTAGAAGATGGTGAGGTAGAAGATGATAATTCTGAAATTTCATTGTCAGATGCAAGAAAAATTGAGCCAGATTTTGAGGTAGGTGAAGAAGTTTCTGAAGAGGTGAAATTAATTCAATTAGGTCGTCGTGCAATTTTAGCATTGAGACAAAATTTAATTTCTAAAATTCATGAGCACGATAATACAAATCTTTACAAACAATTTAAAGATTTAATTGGTGATATTTACACTGCAGAAGTACATCATGTTCGTCCTAAAATGGTTGTTTTAATGGATGATGATGGAAATGAAATTATTTTGCCTAAAGAAAAACAAATTCCAAATGATTATTTCAAAAAAGGGGAAAATGTTAGAGGTATCATCGAAAGTGTAGAGTTAAAAGGAAATAAGCCTCAAATTATTATGTCAAGAACTTCGCCTGATTTCTTGGAAAAATTATTTGAACAAGAAATACCAGAGGTTTTCGACGGATTAATCAATATTAAAAAAGTGGCGCGTATTCCTGGTGAAAAAGCTAAAGTTGCAGTAGATTCTTATGATGACAGAATTGATCCAGTTGGAGCTTGTGTAGGAATGAAAGGTTCACGTATTCATGGAATTGTTCGTGAATTAAACAATGAAAATATTGACGTGATTAACTTTACAAACAATGCTCAATTATATATTACTAGGGCTTTAAGTCCTGCTAAAGTTTCTTCTGTTAAGATTGACGAAGAAACTAAGAAGGCTGAAGTTTTCTTAAAAATCGAAGAAGTTTCAAAAGCAATTGGTCGTGGAGGTCATAACATTCGTCTAGCAAGCATGCTTACAGGTTACGAATTAGATGTGATTCGTGAAGGTGTTGAAGAAATCGACGATGTTGAATTAAGAGAGTTTTCGGATGAAATCGAAGAATGGGTAATTCAAGAATTTGAAAAAATTGGTTTAGACACTGCAAGGAGTGTGTTAGATCAAGATGTTGAAGATTTAGTTAGAAGAACTGATTTAGAAGAAGAAACTATTTTAGATGTTGTTCGCATCTTAAAAGAGGAATTAGAAGACTAA
- the rimP gene encoding ribosome assembly cofactor RimP, whose amino-acid sequence MNFKGRVEELLNEALNVRSDLFLIELKISDDRKILVTLDGDNGVNLQDCIDVSRAIEHNLDREEFDFALEVASAGAYSPMTLPRQYKKNIGRKVKVKTISGNVIEADITEASEENITLEWKAREPKKIGKGKETVEKKVVLPFEEIKEATVIISF is encoded by the coding sequence ATGAATTTTAAAGGAAGAGTTGAAGAGTTATTAAATGAGGCATTGAATGTGCGTTCTGATTTGTTTTTAATTGAATTAAAAATATCGGATGATCGTAAAATTTTAGTAACTTTAGATGGTGATAATGGAGTAAATTTGCAAGATTGTATTGATGTTAGTCGAGCAATAGAGCATAATTTAGATAGAGAAGAGTTTGATTTTGCATTAGAAGTAGCTTCTGCTGGAGCTTACAGTCCAATGACTTTGCCAAGGCAGTATAAAAAAAACATTGGTAGAAAAGTAAAAGTGAAAACTATTTCTGGGAATGTAATTGAGGCTGATATTACTGAAGCTAGTGAAGAAAATATTACGCTTGAGTGGAAAGCTAGAGAGCCTAAAAAAATAGGAAAAGGTAAAGAAACTGTAGAAAAGAAAGTTGTATTGCCTTTTGAAGAAATAAAAGAAGCAACAGTTATTATATCGTTTTAA
- a CDS encoding universal stress protein, producing MKRILVPTDFSKHSEYALKVAAQIAKKNNGEIFLLHMLELPTSGNDALSSSHDMPELIFFKNAAVQKLDDMMNASYLDGINVSKIIQFEMAFDGIIKNGEAHNVDLIVMGSHGASGFQEMFIGSNTEKVVRNSNVPVLVIKHEDESFSADHFVFASDFSDEIKKPFEKVINFANKFNSHVHLVNINTPNNFKSTRVAQKTMDEFMSSFEFKNFSTHIYNDINVEKGILHFAKSINADLIGMSTHGRKGLSHFFNGSISEDLVNHAKRPVITFKI from the coding sequence ATGAAACGAATTTTAGTACCAACCGATTTTTCTAAACACTCTGAGTACGCTTTAAAAGTTGCAGCACAAATTGCAAAAAAAAATAACGGAGAGATTTTTCTATTACATATGCTTGAACTTCCAACTTCTGGAAACGATGCTTTATCATCTTCGCATGACATGCCAGAATTGATTTTCTTCAAAAATGCAGCTGTTCAAAAATTAGATGATATGATGAATGCATCTTACCTAGACGGTATAAATGTTTCTAAAATCATTCAATTTGAAATGGCTTTTGATGGAATCATTAAAAACGGAGAAGCTCACAATGTAGACTTAATAGTTATGGGATCTCATGGAGCAAGCGGCTTCCAAGAAATGTTTATAGGCTCCAACACTGAGAAAGTTGTAAGAAATTCAAATGTTCCTGTTTTAGTAATCAAACATGAAGACGAAAGCTTCTCAGCTGATCACTTTGTTTTTGCTTCTGATTTTTCAGATGAAATTAAAAAGCCTTTTGAAAAAGTGATAAACTTTGCTAATAAATTTAACTCTCATGTTCATTTAGTAAATATCAATACTCCTAATAACTTTAAGTCAACAAGAGTAGCTCAAAAAACTATGGATGAATTTATGTCTAGCTTTGAGTTTAAAAACTTCTCAACTCACATCTATAACGACATTAATGTAGAAAAAGGAATTTTACATTTTGCTAAAAGCATAAATGCTGATTTAATAGGAATGAGTACACACGGAAGAAAAGGTCTTTCTCATTTCTTTAATGGAAGTATCAGTGAAGATTTAGTTAACCATGCCAAGCGACCAGTTATAACTTTTAAAATATAA
- the infB gene encoding translation initiation factor IF-2 encodes MSEKRVIRINKVLRELNISLDRAVDFLKEKGHEIESSPNAKISDEEYVVLCNQFSADKGKKEASLEVSEEKKKEKEALKRELEKEQELKRLQEEKLRREQEVIKAKANIIAPKAVGKIDLNPEKAEESKKAEEKPATEVVAERPEVVEPSTPKADVPEEKPTKEVKKEQVVKSQDKESVEEGGEPEKITTQYQKLSGATFTGQKIDLSQFEKSKKKKDDKKDNKKPGQGNQNQQGGAKKDGDNKKKRQRITKPVQGQGGGANQGGNNRSQGPGAKKDFVKKDFGKGKRPVIQKVEPTEEEVKNQIKETLERLQGKGSKSKAAKYRRDKRESHRQRIDEEQQQQDLESKILKVTEFVTVGEIATMMDVPITKVIGTCMSLGIMVTMNQRLDAETLSIVADEFGYEVEFISTDIEEAAEEVLDAPEDLQERAPIVTVMGHVDHGKTSFLDYVRDTNVIAGESGGITQHIGAYSVELESGQRIAFLDTPGHEAFTAMRARGAQVTDIAIIVIAADDDIMPQTKEAISHAQAAGVPMIFAINKVDKPTANPDKIKEKLAAMNLLVEEWGGKYQSHDVSAKTGLGVKELLEKVLLEAELLELKANPARLAQGTVVEAQLDKGRGYVATILVQNGTLRIGDYVLAGKNHGKIKAMFDERGHNIEEAGPSTPVSVLGLDGAPTAGDKFNVYEDEREAKQIAAKRTQLMREQSVRTQKHITLAEIGRRIALGDFKELNIILKGDVDGSVEALSDSFSKLSTEEIQINIIHKGVGAITESDVLLASASDAIIIGFNVRPQGSAKQLAEKEEIDIRNYSIIYDAIDDVKDAMEGMLSPVMKEEITGSAEIREIFKISKVGSIAGCMVTDGKIFRNSKIRLIREGVVIYTGELAALKRFKDDVKEVSKGYDCGMQIKNYNDIKEYDTIEAFQEVEVKKKL; translated from the coding sequence ATGTCTGAAAAGAGAGTAATAAGAATCAACAAAGTTTTAAGGGAATTAAATATTTCTCTAGATAGAGCCGTGGACTTTTTGAAAGAAAAAGGGCATGAAATTGAGTCGAGTCCAAACGCTAAAATTTCTGATGAGGAATACGTTGTCTTATGCAATCAATTTTCTGCTGATAAAGGAAAAAAAGAAGCTTCTTTAGAAGTAAGTGAAGAGAAGAAGAAGGAAAAAGAAGCATTAAAACGTGAACTTGAAAAAGAGCAAGAATTGAAACGTCTTCAAGAAGAAAAATTAAGACGCGAACAAGAAGTAATAAAAGCGAAAGCTAATATTATAGCTCCAAAAGCCGTTGGGAAAATTGATTTGAATCCTGAAAAAGCGGAAGAAAGTAAAAAAGCAGAAGAAAAACCTGCAACTGAAGTTGTTGCTGAAAGACCTGAAGTTGTTGAACCTTCTACTCCTAAGGCAGATGTTCCTGAAGAAAAACCTACAAAAGAGGTTAAAAAGGAACAAGTAGTAAAATCTCAAGATAAAGAGAGTGTTGAGGAGGGTGGAGAACCTGAAAAAATTACTACGCAATATCAAAAGCTTTCTGGAGCTACTTTTACAGGTCAAAAAATTGATTTATCCCAATTCGAAAAGTCTAAAAAGAAAAAAGACGATAAGAAAGATAATAAAAAACCGGGGCAAGGAAATCAAAACCAACAAGGTGGTGCTAAGAAAGATGGTGATAATAAAAAGAAACGTCAAAGAATAACAAAACCTGTTCAAGGTCAAGGTGGTGGAGCAAACCAAGGAGGTAATAACAGATCTCAAGGTCCAGGCGCTAAAAAAGACTTTGTGAAGAAAGATTTCGGAAAAGGTAAAAGACCAGTTATTCAAAAGGTTGAGCCTACAGAAGAAGAAGTTAAAAACCAAATTAAGGAAACTTTAGAGCGCTTACAAGGTAAAGGAAGTAAGTCTAAAGCTGCAAAATATCGTAGAGATAAAAGAGAATCTCACCGTCAAAGAATTGATGAAGAACAACAACAACAAGATTTAGAAAGCAAAATCTTAAAAGTGACAGAGTTTGTTACTGTTGGTGAAATCGCAACAATGATGGATGTGCCTATTACTAAAGTTATCGGTACATGTATGTCTCTTGGGATTATGGTAACAATGAATCAGCGTTTAGATGCAGAAACTTTATCAATTGTAGCTGATGAATTTGGTTATGAAGTAGAATTTATTTCAACAGATATTGAAGAAGCAGCTGAAGAAGTTCTAGATGCGCCAGAAGATTTACAAGAAAGAGCACCTATTGTTACGGTAATGGGTCACGTAGATCACGGTAAAACATCATTCCTAGATTACGTTCGTGATACAAATGTTATCGCAGGTGAGTCAGGAGGAATTACACAGCATATTGGGGCTTATTCAGTGGAGTTAGAAAGCGGACAAAGAATAGCATTCTTAGATACACCTGGTCACGAGGCCTTTACGGCGATGCGTGCTCGTGGTGCACAAGTTACCGATATAGCAATTATTGTAATCGCTGCCGATGACGATATTATGCCGCAAACAAAAGAGGCTATCAGTCACGCTCAAGCCGCTGGTGTTCCAATGATTTTTGCAATAAATAAGGTTGATAAGCCTACAGCTAATCCTGATAAAATTAAAGAGAAACTTGCTGCAATGAACTTGTTAGTTGAAGAATGGGGAGGTAAATATCAATCTCATGATGTTTCAGCAAAAACGGGTCTTGGGGTTAAAGAGCTTTTAGAGAAAGTTTTATTAGAAGCTGAATTATTAGAACTTAAAGCTAATCCAGCTCGTTTAGCACAAGGTACTGTTGTTGAAGCTCAATTAGATAAAGGACGTGGATACGTAGCAACAATTTTAGTTCAAAACGGAACATTAAGAATTGGTGATTATGTATTGGCGGGTAAAAATCATGGTAAAATTAAGGCGATGTTCGATGAGCGTGGTCATAATATAGAAGAAGCAGGTCCGTCAACTCCGGTATCTGTATTAGGTTTAGATGGTGCACCTACAGCAGGTGATAAGTTTAATGTATATGAAGACGAAAGAGAAGCAAAACAAATTGCTGCAAAACGTACTCAATTAATGAGAGAGCAATCGGTTCGTACACAAAAACACATTACACTTGCAGAGATTGGTCGTCGTATTGCTTTAGGAGATTTCAAAGAGTTAAATATTATCTTAAAAGGAGATGTGGATGGTTCTGTTGAGGCATTATCAGATTCATTCTCTAAACTATCTACTGAAGAAATTCAAATTAATATCATTCACAAAGGTGTTGGGGCGATTACAGAATCTGATGTGTTATTAGCATCTGCTTCAGATGCAATTATAATCGGATTTAACGTTCGTCCTCAAGGAAGTGCAAAACAATTAGCGGAGAAAGAAGAAATCGATATCCGTAACTATTCAATCATCTATGATGCAATTGATGATGTTAAAGACGCGATGGAAGGAATGTTGTCTCCAGTGATGAAAGAAGAGATTACAGGTTCTGCTGAAATTAGAGAAATCTTCAAAATTTCTAAAGTTGGAAGTATTGCAGGATGTATGGTGACAGATGGTAAAATCTTCCGTAATTCTAAGATTCGTTTAATCCGTGAAGGAGTTGTTATTTACACAGGTGAATTAGCTGCTTTAAAACGTTTTAAAGACGATGTTAAAGAGGTTTCAAAAGGATATGATTGTGGTATGCAAATTAAAAACTACAATGATATTAAAGAATACGATACAATTGAAGCGTTCCAAGAAGTGGAAGTTAAAAAGAAACTTTAA
- a CDS encoding SPOR domain-containing protein: MRKLQNRLGFLSLFFALFGSQTFFGQEGKTTVEQNPKFEELLKEKQKIANSIALNEGYKIQIYNGTSSECRQKLSDFRKEFKEYDGTIFYSSPVYKVYVGPFKSRLHAEGALEKIKDKFPASLLIKP; the protein is encoded by the coding sequence TAGGATTTTTAAGTTTATTTTTTGCTCTTTTTGGAAGCCAAACTTTTTTTGGCCAAGAAGGAAAAACTACTGTTGAACAGAATCCAAAATTTGAAGAATTGTTAAAAGAAAAGCAAAAAATAGCCAATTCAATTGCTCTAAATGAAGGCTATAAAATTCAAATTTATAACGGAACTAGTTCGGAATGCAGACAAAAACTATCTGACTTTAGAAAAGAATTTAAAGAGTACGATGGCACAATTTTTTACTCAAGTCCAGTTTACAAAGTATATGTTGGTCCATTCAAATCTAGATTGCATGCAGAAGGCGCGTTAGAAAAAATTAAAGACAAATTTCCTGCATCTTTACTTATAAAACCATAA